Proteins encoded by one window of Cannabis sativa cultivar Pink pepper isolate KNU-18-1 chromosome 4, ASM2916894v1, whole genome shotgun sequence:
- the LOC133037028 gene encoding uncharacterized protein LOC133037028 translates to MKFPCPQACVVAQQRSISMYTLCSPYYTTEYWKSTHKGTIMPVGDEDDWEFPDDIKNITVGVLVEKQPVGQPKKKKVGRIKSNRTACNGERIIIPQNCGKCNAKGHNRSTCTYRG, encoded by the coding sequence ATGAAGTTTCCTTGTCCTCAAGCATGTGTTGTAGCTCAGCAACGAAGTATTAGCATGTACACACTATGCTCGCCATATTACACAACAGAATATTGGAAGAGCACACATAAAGGTACAATTATGCCagttggtgacgaggatgattgggaatTTCCTGATGACATAAAGAACATAACAGTTGGAGTGCTTGTTGAGAAGCAACCAGTAGGGCAACCCAAGAAGAAAAAGGTTGGAAGAATTAAGTCAAACCGAACTGCTTGTAATGGTGAAAGGATCATCATACCACAAAATTGTGGCAAGTGTAATGCCAAGGGGCACAACAGAAGTACTTGCACCTACAGAGGttaa